A stretch of Vigna angularis cultivar LongXiaoDou No.4 chromosome 4, ASM1680809v1, whole genome shotgun sequence DNA encodes these proteins:
- the LOC108331041 gene encoding protein BUNDLE SHEATH DEFECTIVE 2, chloroplastic isoform X1, translated as MAHSLSFAPFSSFKASCRPAVTGNLVAPKAFWINEACHNSKVRNFQSLKVKATDDNKQTKAKSIVCPDCEGNGAISCTQCKGTGVNSVDHFNGQFKAGGLCWLCSRGKRDILCGSCNGAGFLGGFMSTFDD; from the exons ATGGCACACTCTCTGAGTTTTGctcctttttcttccttcaaagcCTCGTGCAGACCAG CAGTTACTGGTAATTTGGTTGCCCCAAAGGCTTTTTGGATAAACGAAGCCTGCCACAATTCTAAAGTTCGGAACTTTCAATCTTTGAAGGTTAAG GCTACGGATGATAATAAACAAACCAAAGCAAAGAGTATCGTTTGCCCAGACTGTGAAGGAAATG GTGCAATATCATGCACTCAATGCAAAGGTACTGGAGTTAATTCTGTAGATCACTTCAATGGACAATTTAAAGCTGGTGGATTATGTTGGCTATGCAG CAGGGGAAAAAGAGACATATTGTGTGGAAGCTGTAATGGAGCTGGCTTTCTTGGTGGATTCATGAGCACGTTTGATGATTAG
- the LOC108331041 gene encoding protein BUNDLE SHEATH DEFECTIVE 2, chloroplastic isoform X3, with protein MAHSLSFAPFSSFKASCRPVTGNLVAPKAFWINEACHNSKVRNFQSLKVKATDDNKQTKAKSIVCPDCEGNGAISCTQCKGTGVNSVDHFNGQFKAGGLCWLCSRGKRDILCGSCNGAGFLGGFMSTFDD; from the exons ATGGCACACTCTCTGAGTTTTGctcctttttcttccttcaaagcCTCGTGCAGACCAG TTACTGGTAATTTGGTTGCCCCAAAGGCTTTTTGGATAAACGAAGCCTGCCACAATTCTAAAGTTCGGAACTTTCAATCTTTGAAGGTTAAG GCTACGGATGATAATAAACAAACCAAAGCAAAGAGTATCGTTTGCCCAGACTGTGAAGGAAATG GTGCAATATCATGCACTCAATGCAAAGGTACTGGAGTTAATTCTGTAGATCACTTCAATGGACAATTTAAAGCTGGTGGATTATGTTGGCTATGCAG CAGGGGAAAAAGAGACATATTGTGTGGAAGCTGTAATGGAGCTGGCTTTCTTGGTGGATTCATGAGCACGTTTGATGATTAG
- the LOC108331041 gene encoding protein BUNDLE SHEATH DEFECTIVE 2, chloroplastic isoform X4: MAHSLSFAPFSSFKASCRPVTGNLVAPKAFWINEACHNSKVRNFQSLKVKATDDNKQTKAKSIVCPDCEGNGAISCTQCKGTGVNSVDHFNGQFKAGGLCWLCRGKRDILCGSCNGAGFLGGFMSTFDD, from the exons ATGGCACACTCTCTGAGTTTTGctcctttttcttccttcaaagcCTCGTGCAGACCAG TTACTGGTAATTTGGTTGCCCCAAAGGCTTTTTGGATAAACGAAGCCTGCCACAATTCTAAAGTTCGGAACTTTCAATCTTTGAAGGTTAAG GCTACGGATGATAATAAACAAACCAAAGCAAAGAGTATCGTTTGCCCAGACTGTGAAGGAAATG GTGCAATATCATGCACTCAATGCAAAGGTACTGGAGTTAATTCTGTAGATCACTTCAATGGACAATTTAAAGCTGGTGGATTATGTTGGCTATGCAG GGGAAAAAGAGACATATTGTGTGGAAGCTGTAATGGAGCTGGCTTTCTTGGTGGATTCATGAGCACGTTTGATGATTAG
- the LOC108331041 gene encoding protein BUNDLE SHEATH DEFECTIVE 2, chloroplastic isoform X2, whose amino-acid sequence MAHSLSFAPFSSFKASCRPAVTGNLVAPKAFWINEACHNSKVRNFQSLKVKATDDNKQTKAKSIVCPDCEGNGAISCTQCKGTGVNSVDHFNGQFKAGGLCWLCRGKRDILCGSCNGAGFLGGFMSTFDD is encoded by the exons ATGGCACACTCTCTGAGTTTTGctcctttttcttccttcaaagcCTCGTGCAGACCAG CAGTTACTGGTAATTTGGTTGCCCCAAAGGCTTTTTGGATAAACGAAGCCTGCCACAATTCTAAAGTTCGGAACTTTCAATCTTTGAAGGTTAAG GCTACGGATGATAATAAACAAACCAAAGCAAAGAGTATCGTTTGCCCAGACTGTGAAGGAAATG GTGCAATATCATGCACTCAATGCAAAGGTACTGGAGTTAATTCTGTAGATCACTTCAATGGACAATTTAAAGCTGGTGGATTATGTTGGCTATGCAG GGGAAAAAGAGACATATTGTGTGGAAGCTGTAATGGAGCTGGCTTTCTTGGTGGATTCATGAGCACGTTTGATGATTAG
- the LOC108330047 gene encoding 3beta-hydroxysteroid-dehydrogenase/decarboxylase yields the protein MAAEDKWCVVTGGRGFAARHLVEMLIRQNEYCVRIADLEDSIVLEPPEQLGLLGQALNSGRAQYVSLDLRNKAQVLKALEGVEVVFHMAAPNSSINNYQLHYSVNVQGTKNVIDACVEQRVKRLIYTSSPSVVFDGVHGIHNADETMPYTPSPNDHYSATKAEGETLVIKANGTNGLLTCCIRPSSIFGPGDRLLVPTLVDTARKGKSKFLIGDGNNVYDFTYVGNVAHAHICAERALASEEPVSEKAAGEVYFITNMEPMKFWEFVSVVLDGLGYERPRIKIPAAVILPIAHLVEWIYRLLGPYGMQVPQLTPSRIRLVTCSRTFDCSKAKDRLGYAPIVTMQEGLLRTIESYAHLKAENQPKTKREGPSKASKYLGSGRVADTLLWKDKKQTLITLFVLIAIYFNFIASENTIISALTKVLLFTSIFLFIHGVLPAKMLGYTVEKMPKSWFHLSEDRSHKCALSVASSWNIAVNVLKSLAEGNDWVLLLKVVLYLFILSFLGAFSLQNLYTIGVTFAFIAFYVYEQKEEDIDGMFIKTHSFSCKLKSDLTKKFLSSKKID from the exons ATGGCTGCGGAAGACAAGTGGTGCGTGGTGACCGGAGGGAGGGGTTTTGCCGCTCGGCATCTGGTGGAAATGTTAATCCGGCAAAACGAATATTGCGTTCGCATCGCCGATTTGGAAGACAGCATTGTTCTCGAGCCCCCCGAACAGTTGGGGCTTCTCGGCCAGGCCTTGAACTCCGGCCGGGCCCAATACGTCTCCCTCGATCTTCGCAACAAGGCCCAAGTCCTAAAAG CATTAGAAGGAGTTGAGGTTGTGTTCCACATGGCTGCTCCAAACTCTTCCATTAACAACTACCAACTTCATTATTCCGTCAATGTGCAAG GGACAAAGAATGTCATCGATGCTTGCGTGGAGCAGAGGGTGAAGCGACTCATTTACACCAGCTCTCCCAGCGTTGTTTTCGATGGCGTTCATGGGATTCATAATGCTGACGAAACAATGCCTTATACACCTTCG CCTAATGATCATTACTCAGCTACAAAAGCCGAGGGTGAGACATTGGTTATTAAAGCTAATGGGACTAATGGGCTCCTAACGTGTTGTATACGCCCTAGTAGCATTTTTGGGCCCGGTGATAGACTGTTGGTGCCTACACTTGTTGATACTGCCAGAAAAGGGAAATCCAAG TTCCTTATTGGCGATGGAAATAATGTTTATGATTTCACATATGTTGGAAATGTGGCTCATGCCCACATATGTGCTGAACGAGCTTTGGCTTCAGAAGAGCCAGTTTCAGAGAAAGCTGCTGGAGAG GTATATTTCATAACAAATATGGAGCCTATGAAATTTTGGGAGTTCGTTTCAGTGGTATTGGATGGTCTTGGATATGAAAG GCCGAGAATAAAGATACCTGCTGCTGTTATCTTGCCCATTGCGCATTTGGTGGAATGGATATATAGGCTGCTTGGCCCATATGGGATGCAGGTGCCTCAGTTAACCCCTTCAAGGATTAGACTCGTGACCTGCAGCAGAACTTTCGATTGCTCAAAAGCAAAGGATCGCCTTGGCTATGCCCCCATCGTAACAATGCAG GAGGGCCTGCTGAGGACAATTGAATCATATGCACACTTGAAGGCAGAAAATCAACCTAAAACTAAAAGAGAAGGTCCCTCAAAAGCTTCTAAATATCTTGGAAGTGGAAGAG TGGCTGACACATTGCTTTGGAAGGATAAAAAGCAAACTCTCATCACATTGTTTGTCTTGATTGCAATATACTTCAACTTCATTGCATCTGAAAATACCATCATTAGTGCTCTGACAAAAGTTCTATTGTTCACATCGATCTTTTTATTCATTCATGGCGTTCTACCTGCAAAAAT GTTGGGGTATACTGTTGAGAAAATGCCCAAATCATGGTTTCATTTGTCAGAAGATAGGTCACATAAATGTGCTCTCTCAGTGGCCTCGTCATGGAATATTGCTGTGAATGTTTTGAAGTCCCTTGCAGAAGGGAATGATTGGGTATTGTTATTAAAG GTTGTTCTCTATCTGTTCATTCTTAGCTTCCTTGGAGCCTTTTCACTTCAGAACTTGTATACGATAg GAGTTACATTTGCATTTATAGCTTTCTACGTATACGAACAGAAGGAGGAAGACATTGATGGCATGTTTATAAAAACACATTCTTTTAGTTGCAAATTGAAATCTGATCTCACCAAAAAGTTTCTTTCTTCAAAGAAGATTGATTGA
- the LOC108329984 gene encoding amino acid transporter AVT6A: MSHRKVESPSALPLLRSSERDDGSWSGSGSGSGSKASLSGSVFNLSTTIIGAGIMALPAAMKVVGVSVGVGAIIFLAFLTHTSLEILLRFSRAAKAATYAHLMGDAFGSSGTLLFHVAVLLNNFGILVVYVIIIGDVLSGTSSSGVHHFGVLEGWFGQCFWTTRTFVLLLATLFVFAPLAFFKRIDSLRHSSALAVALAIVFLLITAGITFFKLFNGSIASPRMLPNITDVSSIWNLFTAVPVLVTAFVCHYNVHTIENELGDPSLMQPVIRASLVLCSSIYILTALFGVLLFGESTLDDVLANFDTDLGIPYSSLLNDIVRISYALHLMLVFPVIFFSLRFNLDDLIFPSARSLDLDHRRFVLITIGLITLIYVAANFLPTIWDVFQFTGATATVCLGFIFPAAISIRDPHGISTKKDKVLSIVMIFLAVFSNVVAIYSNAESLFGKRVDPQQ, translated from the exons ATGAGCCACCGCAAGGTGGAATCACCGTCGGCGTTGCCTCTGCTTCGAAGCAGCGAAAGAGATGACGGCTCATGGTCCGGATCCGGGTCAGGGTCAGGGTCAAAGGCATCGCTTAGTGGTTCTGTGTTCAATTTATCTACAACGATCATCGGTGCTGGGATCATGGCCTTGCCGGCGGCCATGAAAGTTGTGGGTGTGAGTGTGGGCGTTGGTGCCATCATCTTCCTGGCCTTCCTCACGCACACCTCTCTCGAGATTCTTCTCAGATTCAGCAGAGCCGCCAAGGCCGCCACCTACGCCCACCTCATGGGGGATGCTTTTGGGAGCTCCGGAACCCTGCTCTTTCACGTGGCGGTGCTTCTCAACAACTTTGGGATACTTGTTGTTTACGTCATCATAATTGGTGATGTCTTGTCTGGAACATCTTCCAGTGGAGTCCATCATTTCGGGGTGCTTGAAGGCTGGTTCGGCCAGTGCTTCTGGACAACCCGTACTTTCGTTCTGCTTCTCGCAACTCTCTTCGTATTTGCTCCATTGGCCTTCTTTAAGAGGATAG ATTCGTTGAGACATAGTTCTGCTTTAGCAGTGGCTCTGGCCATTGTGTTTCTACTCATAACTGCGGGAATCACGTTCTTCAAATTGTTTAATGGCAGCATAGCCAGTCCCAGGATGCTTCCTAATATTACTGATGTTTCATCCATATGGAATCTCTTTACTGCCGTTCCAGTTCTTGTGACGGCATTTGTTTGTCACTACAATG TGCATACAATCGAAAATGAATTAGGAGACCCTTCCTTGATGCAACCGGTTATACGTGCATCACTGGTTCTGTGTTCTAGTATTTATATTCTTACAGCATTATTTGGAGTTCTCCTATTTGGTGAGTCAACACTTGATGATGTGCTGGCCAACTTTGATACTGATCTGGGTATCCCTTATAGCAGTCTACTCAATGACATTGTTCGTATCAGCTACGCCCTCCACCTCATGCTTGTTTTCCCAGTTATCTTCTTCTCATTGCGCTTCAATTTGGACGATCTCATCTTTCCTTCAGCTAGGTCCTTGGATTTAGATCATCGTAGGTTTGTCTTGATCACCATTGGACTCATCACTTTAATATATGTGGCTGCAAATTTTTTACCTACTATCTGGGATGTGTTTCAATTCACTGGAGCTACTGCCACCGTTTGCCTTGGGTTTATTTTCCCTGCTGCAATTTCTATCAG gGATCCTCATGGGATTTCAACAAAGAAGGACAAGGTTTTATCCATTGTCATGATTTTTCTTGCTGTGTTCTCAAATGTGGTGGCTATATACAGTAATGCTGAATCTTTGTTCGGAAAACGTGTGGATCCTCAGCAATGA
- the LOC108330994 gene encoding putative pentatricopeptide repeat-containing protein At1g68930, which translates to MSLHVSKQFSSMRLSNHYCELLKHCGDTKKVHCNIIKALRNPEIFLLNNLVNAYAKNGSIIYARRVFDQMPLRNLYSWNTLLSSYSKLGRLPEMKRVFDAMPTRDMVSWNSLISGYAGRGFLVQSVKAYDMMLYDGPFNLTRIALSTMLILASNQDNVRLGRQIHGHVVKFGFQSYVFVGSPLVDMYSKTGLIFCARRVFYEMPQKNVVMYNTLIAGLMRCGRIEDSRQLFYEMREKDSISWTAMIAGFTQNGFEIEAIDLLREMRLENLEMDQYTFGSVLTACGGVAALQEGKQVHAYIIRTDYQDNLFVGSALVDMYCKCKSIKSAESVFRKMTCKNVVSWTAMLVGYGQNGYCEEAVKIFCDMQKYGIEPDDFTLGSVISSCANLASLEEGAQFHGKALVSGLISFITVSNALVTLYGKCGSIEDSHRLFSEMIFLDEVSWTALVSGYSQFGKANETIRLFESMLAHGFKPDKVTFIGVLSACSRAGLVEKGNQIFESMIKEHRIIPIHDHYTCMIDLFSRAGRLEEARNFINKMPFSPDAIGWASLLSACRFYRNMEIGKWAAESLIKLEPQNTASYILLSSIYAAKGKWEEVSILRKGMRDKGLRKEPGCSWIKYKNQVHIFSADDRSNPFSDQIYSELEKLNYKMVQEGYVPDMNSVLHDVEDSEKIKMLNHHSEKLAIAFGLIFIPPGLPIRVVKNLRVCADCHNATKYISKITQREILVRDAARFHLFKDGTCSCGDFW; encoded by the coding sequence ATGTCTTTGCATGTCTCAAAACAATTTAGTTCCATGCGTCTTTCTAATCACTATTGCGAGTTGCTCAAACATTGCGGTGACACAAAGAAGGTTCATTGCAACATAATCAAGGCCTTACGAAATCCAGAAATCTTTCTGCTAAACAACTTAGTCAATGCCTATGCTAAGAATGGAAGCATCATTTATGCCCGCAGGGTGTTCGATCAAATGCCTCTACGGAATCTATACTCTTGGAACACACTTCTCTCCTCCTATTCAAAACTGGGTCGTCTTCCTGAGATGAAACGCGTGTTTGATGCAATGCCAACGCGAGATATGGTATCGTGGAATTCCCTTATTTCCGGCTATGCTGGTCGTGGTTTCCTTGTTCAATCGGTGAAGGCTTATGATATGATGTTATATGATGGGCCATTTAATTTGACACGGATTGCGTTATCCACTATGCTCATACTTGCCTCCAATCAGGATAATGTTCGTTTGGGTAGGCAGATTCATGGGCATGTGGTGAAATTTGGTTTCCAGTCGTATGTTTTTGTTGGGAGTCCTTTGGTGGATATGTACTCCAAAACGGGGCTTATATTTTGTGCAAGACGGGTTTTTTATGAGATGCCCCAGAAGAATGTGGTTATGTATAATACACTGATTGCAGGGCTTATGCGATGCGGTAGAATTGAGGATTCAAGGCAGTTGTTTTATGAAATGCGGGAAAAGGATTCTATTTCCTGGACAGCAATGATTGCGGGATTTACTCAGAATGGCTTTGAAATAGAAGCTATTGATTTATTGAGAGAGATGAGATTAGAAAATCTTGAGATGGATCAGTACACTTTTGGGAGCGTGTTAACTGCTTGTGGTGGTGTTGCGGCTTTACAAGAAGGCAAGCAAGTTCATGCTTACATAATTAGGACGGATTACCAGGATAATTTATTTGTTGGTAGCGCTCTAGTTGACATGTATTGTAAGTGTAAGAGTATAAAATCAGCAGAATCAGTTTTTAGGAAGATGACTTGCAAGAATGTTGTATCTTGGACTGCCATGCTGGTGGGTTATGGGCAGAATGGTTATTGTGAAGAAGctgttaaaatattttgtgaTATGCAAAAATATGGGATTGAACCAGATGATTTCACCCTTGGGAGTGTAATTAGCTCATGTGCAAACCTTGCCAGCCTAGAAGAGGGCGCTCAGTTTCATGGCAAAGCTTTGGTTTCTGgcttaatttcttttatcactGTTTCCAATGCTCTAGTTACATTATATGGTAAATGTGGAAGCATTGAAGACTCTCATAGACTTTTTAGCGAAATGATCTTCCTGGACGAAGTCTCATGGACGGCACTTGTTTCTGGATACTCGCAATTTGGTAAAGCCAATGAAACGATAAGGTTGTTTGAAAGCATGTTAGCCCATGGTTTCAAACCCGACAAAGTTACTTTTATTGGGGTTCTTTCAGCTTGCAGCAGAGCAGGACTAGTAGAGAAAGGAAATCAGATATTTGAGTCAATGATTAAAGAACATAGGATTATACCAATACACGATCATTACACATGCATGATTGACCTCTTCAGTCGAGCTGGGAGGTTAGAAGAGGCAAggaattttataaataagatgCCTTTCAGCCCTGACGCAATTGGTTGGGCATCCCTGTTAAGTGCATGTAGATTCTATAGAAACATGGAAATTGGTAAGTGGGCAGCTGAATCTCTAATAAAGTTAGAACCGCAAAACACTGCTAGTTACATCTTACTTTCGAGCATCTATGCTGCTAAAGGAAAATGGGAAGAAGTTTCCATATTAAGAAAGGGAATGAGAGATAAGGGTCTGAGAAAAGAACCAGGATGTAGCtggattaaatataaaaaccaagTACACATTTTTTCGGCTGATGATCGGTCAAACCCTTTTTCTGATCAGATATATTCTGAGCTTGAAAAATTGAACTATAAAATGGTACAAGAGGGATATGTGCCTGATATGAATTCTGTTTTGCATGATGTTGAGGATTCAGAGAAAATAAAGATGCTTAATCACCATAGTGAAAAGCTTGCAATTGCTTTTGGATTAATATTTATTCCTCCTGGTTTGCCCATACGAGTAGTTAAAAATTTAAGGGTTTGTGCGGATTGCCACAATGCAACTAAGTATATATCTAAGATCACTCAGAGGGAAATTCTTGTTAGAGATGCTGCCCGATTCCACTTGTTTAAAGATGGAACGTGTTCATGCGGAGACTTTTGGTGA